In a genomic window of Nyctibius grandis isolate bNycGra1 chromosome 4, bNycGra1.pri, whole genome shotgun sequence:
- the PHLDA2 gene encoding pleckstrin homology-like domain family A member 2, translating to MKMQAEVIREGELEKRSDSLFQLWKKKLVVLTKDSLSLFPDGHKRAKGKELGFGSILKVDCVERTGKYIYFTIVTKDRKEIDFRCPDQSCWNASITMALIDFQNKRAIQDFKSRQEMEQAAGTQERRLARAP from the coding sequence ATGAAGATGCAAGCCGAGGTGATCCGCGAGGGCGAGCTGGAGAAACGGAGCGACAGCCTTTTCCAGCTGTGGAAGAAGAAGCTGGTGGTGCTGACCAAGGACAGCCTCAGCCTCTTCCCCGACGGGCACAAGCGGGCGAAGGGCAAAGAGCTGGGCTTCGGCTCCATTCTCAAGGTGGACTGCGTGGAGCGCACGGGCAAGTACATCTACTTCACCATCGTCACCAAGGACCGCAAAGAGATTGACTTTCGGTGCCCGGACCAGAGCTGCTGGAACGCCTCCATCACCATGGCCCTCATCGACTTCCAGAACAAGCGGGCCATCCAGGACTTTAAGAGCCGCCAGGAGATGGAGCAGGCGGCGGGCACCCAGGAGCGGCGGCTGGCCCGGGCGCCCTga